The sequence below is a genomic window from bacterium.
ACAAAAAGCGCGGCTCCCGTGTCGATCAGGAAGAGGTGGCGGCGTCGTTCCGCCGCACGATCGCCCAGTTGGGGACACGCGCCAAGCCCAAACGCCGCGCCCGTCGCGAGGATGGCGTCGAGGAGTTTGTCGAGCCGTCGCGCACCATCGAAGTCAACGAGTTCATGTCGGTGGCCGAGCTGGCCCACAAGATGGCTGTCAGTCCGACAGAGGTGGTCGCCAAGTGCCTCGAGTTGGGCATGCTGGCCACCGTCAACCAGCGCCTCGATCTGGACACCATCGAGACGATCGCGCTCGAGTTCGATTTCAGCATCAAACAGGTTGAGGAAATTGGCGAGGAGATGCTCGCCGAAACGCCTATCGACGAGACCAAGCTGCAGCCTCGACCGCCGGTGGTCACGGTCATGGGCCATGTCGACCATGGCAAGACCTCGCTTCTGGACTATATCCGCCGCGCGAATGTCGTGGCCGGCGAAAAGGGCGGCATCACGCAGCACATCGGCGCCTACACGGTCGAGACCAACCGTGGCCGGGTGACCTTCCTCGACACGCCCGGTCACCAGGCGTTTACGGCGATGCGCGCCCGCGGCGCCCAGGCCACCGACATCGTGATTCTTGTGGTCGCCGCCGATGACGCGGTCATGCCGCAGACGATTGAGGCGATCGACCACGCCAAGGCCGCCGGCGTGCAGATCATCGTCGCCATCAACAAGATTGATCTCCCCGGCGCCGATCCCGAACGGGTCAAATCGCAATTGTCCGAGCATGGCCTGATTCCTGAAGAGTGGGGCGGCAAGACCGTCATGGTCCCCGTCTCGGCCAAGAAGGGCACCAACGTCGACCAATTGCTCGAAATGGTGCTGTTGCAGGCCGAACTGCTCGAACTGAAGGCCGATCCCGACCGTCACGCCCGCGGCGTGGTGATCGAGGCGCAGCTGGACCGCGGCCGCGGACCGGTGGCCACGGTGCTGGTCC
It includes:
- the infB gene encoding translation initiation factor IF-2, encoding KKRGSRVDQEEVAASFRRTIAQLGTRAKPKRRARREDGVEEFVEPSRTIEVNEFMSVAELAHKMAVSPTEVVAKCLELGMLATVNQRLDLDTIETIALEFDFSIKQVEEIGEEMLAETPIDETKLQPRPPVVTVMGHVDHGKTSLLDYIRRANVVAGEKGGITQHIGAYTVETNRGRVTFLDTPGHQAFTAMRARGAQATDIVILVVAADDAVMPQTIEAIDHAKAAGVQIIVAINKIDLPGADPERVKSQLSEHGLIPEEWGGKTVMVPVSAKKGTNVDQLLEMVLLQAELLELKADPDRHARGVVIEAQLDRGRGPVATVLVQQGTLRIGDFFVTGAHYGRVRTMLDERGKPVREAGPSTPVQVTGCSGVPQAGDTFVVSEDEQQVREISHARERLKREQQHHLIAKASLSNLYDRIKEGAIQELKIVIKGDVDGSVEVLADTLSKIKSEEISVNVIHRGVGAITESDVLLAAASDAVIIGFHVRPDTRTRDLAKSEGVDVRLYDIIYEAESDIRRALEGMLAPIEVEERTAEVKVKETFKVSKVGTVAGCEVIEGTVHNKDSVRVVRDGVTIYTGVIGTLRRFQDEVKEVGAGLECGIKIENFNDVKVGDVFEFFRVTKQERKL